A region from the Malus domestica chromosome 07, GDT2T_hap1 genome encodes:
- the LOC103439871 gene encoding calcineurin B-like protein 4 isoform X1, giving the protein MGCYCSKEAKTPGYEDPATLAAATPFAVTVNEVEALYELFKKLSSSIIDDGLIHKEEFQLALFRNKNQRNLFADRIFDLFDVKRNGVIEFGEFVRSLGVFHPDAPVEDKISFAFRLYDLRQTGYIEREELKEMVVALLHESDLVLSDDVIEMIVDKTYSDADKKGDGRIDEEEWKEFVSKHPNMIKNMTLPYLKDITLAFPSFVMTSEVEDSEM; this is encoded by the exons ATGGGCTGCTATTGTTCGAAGGAAGCTAAAACGCCTGGCTATGAGGACCCTGCGACTCTTGCTGCTGCAACACCTT TTGCAGTTACTGTGAATGAAGTAGAAGCCTTGTACGAGCTTTTTAAGAAATTGAGCAGTTCGATAATTGATGACGGACTTATCCACAAG GAAGAATTTCAGCTCGCGCTCTTCAGGAACAAAAATCAAAGGAATCTTTTTGCAGACAGG ATTTTTGACTTATTTGATGTCAAGCGCAATGGGGTTATTGAGTTTGGAGAATTTGTTCGATCATTAGGTGTCTTTCACCCCGATGCACCTGTAGAAGACAAAATTTCAT TTGCTTTTAGACTGTATGATCTGAGACAAACAGGGTACATTGAGCGAGAGGAG TTGAAGGAGATGGTGGTGGCACTTTTGCACGAATCTGATCTGGTACTCTCGGATGATGTCATTGAAATGATTGTGGATAAG ACATATAGTGATGCAGATAAGAAAGGTGATGGGCGGATTGATGAAGAAGAGTGGAAGGAATTTGTGTCGAAGCATCCGAATATGATAAAGAATATGACTCTCCCGTACTTAAA AGATATAACATTAGCGTTTCCTAGCTTTGTGATGACTTCTGAAGTCGAGGATTCAGAAATGTGA
- the LOC103439871 gene encoding calcineurin B-like protein 4 isoform X2 yields MGCYCSKEAKTPGYEDPATLAAATPFTVNEVEALYELFKKLSSSIIDDGLIHKEEFQLALFRNKNQRNLFADRIFDLFDVKRNGVIEFGEFVRSLGVFHPDAPVEDKISFAFRLYDLRQTGYIEREELKEMVVALLHESDLVLSDDVIEMIVDKTYSDADKKGDGRIDEEEWKEFVSKHPNMIKNMTLPYLKDITLAFPSFVMTSEVEDSEM; encoded by the exons ATGGGCTGCTATTGTTCGAAGGAAGCTAAAACGCCTGGCTATGAGGACCCTGCGACTCTTGCTGCTGCAACACCTT TTACTGTGAATGAAGTAGAAGCCTTGTACGAGCTTTTTAAGAAATTGAGCAGTTCGATAATTGATGACGGACTTATCCACAAG GAAGAATTTCAGCTCGCGCTCTTCAGGAACAAAAATCAAAGGAATCTTTTTGCAGACAGG ATTTTTGACTTATTTGATGTCAAGCGCAATGGGGTTATTGAGTTTGGAGAATTTGTTCGATCATTAGGTGTCTTTCACCCCGATGCACCTGTAGAAGACAAAATTTCAT TTGCTTTTAGACTGTATGATCTGAGACAAACAGGGTACATTGAGCGAGAGGAG TTGAAGGAGATGGTGGTGGCACTTTTGCACGAATCTGATCTGGTACTCTCGGATGATGTCATTGAAATGATTGTGGATAAG ACATATAGTGATGCAGATAAGAAAGGTGATGGGCGGATTGATGAAGAAGAGTGGAAGGAATTTGTGTCGAAGCATCCGAATATGATAAAGAATATGACTCTCCCGTACTTAAA AGATATAACATTAGCGTTTCCTAGCTTTGTGATGACTTCTGAAGTCGAGGATTCAGAAATGTGA